In Candidatus Bathyarchaeota archaeon, the genomic window ATCCCCAGTACCAGGGTGCACCCGGTGCGTTTACTGTGACTCTTTGATGGTAGGCCGAGCCCTCCACATCAAGCCCGCTGATACGCCCCTTCATCTTCATGCCATAGATTTGCAGAATATTGTGGTTATATTTCTTTGTATAATCTTTCTCCCTGAACCTATGCTTCTGTAAGTAGTTATTCCATGGCGTTAGCTCAAAATGAAAATCATTCTTGGGATCTTGTACATTCACCACATATTTCTCTGGGCTACCATAGAACCTATAATCCGTGCCTTCCTTTATGGGGTGAAGCTCCCCCTTATCCCCATCATTACTAACTTCAAAGTCCATCTCTTCTAGTAGCAATGGGTCATACATTTTCTTATTATCGTACCACCATACTGCTGTCATTCCATTGAACTTGAGTACATTATCTTCCCATGTAGGCAGCTGCTTAACAGACCATTTCTTATTCATGATTTTGATGTTGTTGGTGTACTTTGTTGACCACAGGATCATCAGTTGTTTAGTTCTATTTGGCCTGTCAGGATCCTTAACAAAGAATATCCACCACCACCAATACCATGTCAAGTTCGGCATCATGTTGTCTGTCTTGAGAACCCAAAGATTCTGGTACGGTTTGGTTTCATCAGGATTCATCATGTGGCATCACTTACAAAAACGTTCTCTTATTATAAAATCTTATACATAACAGCATTAGCGTAGTGCGGGTTAATCTTGTTTAAAACAAGAGAAAACAAGAATTGTGAAAGAGTTCTTTATATTATACAAGAATGAAGTGAATACCTCTGTCTGCAATTGAAAATGAGGTAAAAATATGATCGATGACAAGGGGCTCATAGAAATCTTAAGGGAATCAAAGACGATAGCGGTAGTTGGATGCTCTAGAGATCCTAAGAAAGCTGCGCATACTGTTCCAAAATATTTGAAAGATCAGGGTTACAAAATAATTCCTGTAAATCCTTTTGCAGAGGAGATCTTAGAAGAAAAGGTTTACAGAACTCTTTCCGAGATTAAGGACCCTGTCGACATTGTAAATATTTTTAGACCAAGTGAGGAATGCCTGGAAGTGGTAAAGAACGCCATTAAAATAAAGCCCAAGGTAATATGGATGCAGCTTGGAATCAAAAATACAGAAGCCGCACAGTTAGCAGAAAAGTACGGAATCAAAGTTGTTATGGATAAATGCATGTATATTGAGCATAAACATCTAGTCAAATAGTGAATGCTCTCAATCAAAGTTACAGGATATTTAAGGTAACTCAAAAATGATAGTCAGAAGAGAAAAAGAAGAAGATTTCAAAAGCATATACGAAATCAATGAACAGGCATTCAAACAAAAGGACGAAAGCGAACTGATTGAACGGATAAGAAATAATAAGAATTTTATTCCTGAGCTTTCATTGGTTGCAGAAGAAAACGGGAAGATCATAGGACATATTCTGTTCTCAAAAATCAAAATCATTGGAGAAAAAAAATACGAATCGCTCGCGCTTGCTCCTATGGCTATTCTACCTGAATTACAGAGAAAGGGGATTGGAGGAAGACTGATTAAAGAAGGATTAAATAAAGCCAGAGAACTTGGATTCGATTCTGTGATTGTTTTAGGTCACAAAGACTATTATCCAAGGTTTGGATTTGAAAGAGCATCTAAATGGGATATCAAATGTCCTTTTAAAGTCCCAGATGAAGCATTTATGGCAATTGAATTAAACATTGGAGTTCTTGCAAATAAATCGGGAATCGTAGAATATCCCGAAGAATTTGGAAATGAATAGTATTAATGGATAAAAAAGCTCTCATTGAAGTGCGCGTTAAGGTTAAATCCTAATTGGCAAGTTTATTTTAAATCGTATAGAGAATAATCTAAGCGTAACTGTACAGATTATTCCCACCATAATCGCGATCCATATTGGAATAGGAATAAATCTCGTAATTAG contains:
- a CDS encoding N-acetyltransferase, with the translated sequence MIVRREKEEDFKSIYEINEQAFKQKDESELIERIRNNKNFIPELSLVAEENGKIIGHILFSKIKIIGEKKYESLALAPMAILPELQRKGIGGRLIKEGLNKARELGFDSVIVLGHKDYYPRFGFERASKWDIKCPFKVPDEAFMAIELNIGVLANKSGIVEYPEEFGNE
- a CDS encoding CoA-binding protein; amino-acid sequence: MIDDKGLIEILRESKTIAVVGCSRDPKKAAHTVPKYLKDQGYKIIPVNPFAEEILEEKVYRTLSEIKDPVDIVNIFRPSEECLEVVKNAIKIKPKVIWMQLGIKNTEAAQLAEKYGIKVVMDKCMYIEHKHLVK